In a genomic window of Oncorhynchus keta strain PuntledgeMale-10-30-2019 chromosome 26, Oket_V2, whole genome shotgun sequence:
- the LOC118359287 gene encoding mucin-2 isoform X5 codes for MAASYSNVNEPGLLFQQYPPALLPKPGKENARLQKLLKKTEKKIKKKAAPEIAKTPVPFRSSLSPVNEASPDLEHSDHSTPPKTPEASFYTQHPRFSVRPVYRHVASPYPQQRGATFGGTARFAPQLYAAPAPTFPQYVAPLYTFTPTPPSAVPGPALHELAPKTPEQTSSVLDVTTTAATQIAPPVTASVPHPLSAPVALVTVTPAATQPTLRIAPVVIHRKSPSPRFKATEAALKAPKSMFDVPQIRVYTASMSPFHDYTGSKTSTADALSLSITPTSEITRAFTPTAEIKRSATPTSGVKRGLTPTPGLQRSATPTSGVKRGLTPTPGLQRSATPTSGVKRGLTPTPGLQRSATPTSGVKRGLTPTPGLQRSATPTSGVKRAKTPTHDFLTPRTPLGRPKTPSFHVSRAKTPVFEISRTNPLLFAVSPITTEAQISNTPTPGTNAASQSLSDPSKSPSTILGARTLNGEVTSKETPTAKSPPQNNSKPEAPRHENPVVESARPKTPTNLLGYQRPKTPTGVAPTFGYQRPKTPTDITLKSAAPSYGYQRPKTPTIVTLKPTAPTDGYQRPKTPTKETSKPTAPSDGYPRPKTPTNEGHKPMTPTIEYQKPQPPAGYQRPKTPTAGVSSIGFQRPKTPTYEDPKPTHTYYGLTPAAYVAHGGIQSFSPLFGISRSKTPTQEESKTQELEASKTPTQELPVKSHPLPEVSNQEAPFKELEKYISSEAIVSTTVVKLPLPTIVVTQAEEVSETRVSTAVTSKISTPIAEMPKVKTVANTRPWAKSPTPEVKTPVKTPTYGVCPKPKTPTPETQRKTIPPFSKTESPVAKASVVQQKELKKSTEPKMPTKATSEAKPVGTKPTNSSPLAKTASPENLLLPAKPKNNQDAKPEKVVSAPTTSLTEKKEERKDSFPAAEPLLKVIQKPKGMMKSKLSGWSRLKKHMVVEEEPPMFTESDPKKETAKVTEQEGGEAKKDEKVSFKDMVAAVTADDPPKAAKKWDSLLFDMFSTKEKIMQVIEASKSEEERKEQPKDAGKEIPSFAHRLPVLLFSPKFDAKRLREAASRPLTKISTVFEMGLIGRKNKDEEPKDFNRTARGFTCP; via the exons ATGGCTGCCAGTTATAGCAATGTCAATGAACCAGGCCTGCTTTTCCAGCAGTACCCTCCAGCTCTACTGCCTAAGCCTGGCAAGGAAAATGCTAGACTCCAGAAACTACTCAAGAAAACGGagaaaaaaatcaagaaaaaagCCGCCCCTGAGATCGCAAAGACACCTGTCCCTTTCCGCTCAAGCCTCTCGCCTGTGAATGAAGCAAGTCCTGACTTGGAGCACAGTgaccactcaacccctcccaaaACTCCAGAGGCATCCTTCTACACACAGCACCCCAGATTTTCTGTCAGGCCAGTCTATCGTCATGTGGCATCCCCTTACCCGCAGCAACGAGGAGCCACTTTTGGTGGAACAGCAAGGTTCGCCCCACAGCTATATGCTGCTCCAGCCCCCACCTTCCCCCAATATGTGGCCCCACTCTACACATTTACTCCAACACCCCCGTCAGCCGTTCCAGGGCCAGCCTTGCATGAATTGGCACCCAAAACGCCTGAGCAAACGTCCTCTGTGCTTGACGTGACAACGACAGCTGCTACTCAAATTGCTCCTCCAGTCACTGCTTCAGTACCTCATCCACTCAGTGCTCCAGTTGCTCTTGTCACAGTCACTCCTGCTGCCACACAACCTACTCTGCGAATAGCCCCAGTAGTAATACACCGCAAAAGTCCAAGTCCACGTTTTAAAGCTACCGAAGCTGCACTAAAAGCACCCAAATCGATGTTTGATGTCCCTCAAATTAGGGTCTATACTGCATCTATGTCCCCCTTCCATGATTATACTGGATCAAAGACATCTACTGCAGACGCATTATCTCTGAGTATAACACCCACATCAGAAATCACAAGAGCTTTTACACCAACTGCTGAAATCAAAAGGAGTGCAACACCTACATCCGGGGTAAAAAGAGGTTTAACACCTACACCTGGACTCCAAAGGAGTGCAACGCCTACATCCGGGGTAAAAAGAGGTTTAACACCTACACCTGGACTCCAAAGGAGTGCAACGCCTACATCCGGGGTAAAAAGAGGTTTAACACCTACACCTGGACTCCAAAGGAGTGCAACGC CTACATCCGGGGTAAAAAGAGGTTTAACACCTACACCTGGACTCCAAAGGAGTGCAACGCCTACATCCGGGGTAAAAAGAGCTAAAACACCAACTCATGATTTTTTAACACCAAGAACTCCTTTAGGTCGCCCTAAGACACCCTCATTTCATGTGTCCCGTGCCAAAACACCTGTTTTTGAAATATCAAGAACCAACCCACTTTTATTCGCTGTATCACCCATTACTACAGAGGCACAGATATCTAACACACCAACACCTGGTACTAATGCTGCCAGTCAGTCTTTGTCTGACCCTTCAAAATCACCTTCAACTATTCTAGGTGCAAGAACTCTGAATGGGGAAGTGACGTCAAAAGAGACTCCCACAGCTAAATCACCTCCTCAGAACAATTCAAAACCAGAGGCTCCTCGACACGAAAATCCTGTAGTTGAGTCTGCCAGACCAAAGACCCCGACAAATCTATTAGGCTATCAAAGACCCAAGACTCCAACAGGTGTTGCACCCACATTTGGGTACCAAAGGCCCAAGACTCCAACAGATATCACACTGAAATCTGCTGCACCCTCCTATGGGTACCAAAGACCCAAGACTCCAACAATTGTCACATTAAAGCCTACAGCACCCACAGATGGGTACCAAAGACCCAAGACACCAACAAAAGAAACATCAAAACCTACAGCACCCTCAGATGGGTATCCAAGGCCCAAGACTCCCACCAATGAAGGGCATAAACCTATGACTCCAACAATTGAGTATCAAAAACCACAACCACCAGCAGGGTATCAAAGACCAAAGACTCCCACAGCTGGGGTATCATCTATAGGATTTCAAAGGCCCAAGACACCAACATATGAGGATCCTAAACCAACTCATACCTATTATGGGTTGACTCCTGCTGCATATGTTGCCCATGGTGGAATCCAAagtttttcacctttatttggaATATCCAGGTCTAAGACGCCGACTCAAGAGGAATCTAAAACCCAAGAGCTAGAAGCATCTAAAACACCTACCCAAGAGTTACCTGTAAAATCACATCCTTTGCCCGAGGTGTCAAACCAGGAAGCACCCTTCAAAGAACTGGAAAAATATATTTCAAGTGAGGCCATAGTATCCACGACAGTAGTTAAGCTTCCGCTTCCAACCATTGTTGTTACACAAGCTGAAGAGGTCTCAGAAACAAGAGTATCCACAGCTGTGACCAGCAAAATATCAACTCCCATTGCTGAAATGCCAAAGGTTAAAACTGTGGCAAACACAAGACCATGGGCTAAATCTCCAACACCAGAGGTTAAAACCCCAGTGAAGACACCAACTTATGGAGTTTGCCCAAAACCCAAGACACCCACCCCAGAAACCCAACGCAAGACAATACCTCCTTTCTCAAAAACAGAATCTCCTGTGGCTAAAGCCAGTGTGGTGCAACAGAAAGAGTTGAAGAAATCAACAGAGCCTAAAATGCCAACCAAAGCAACCTCTGAGGCTAAACCAGTAGGGACAAAGCCAACCAATTCTTCTCCACTTGCAAAGACTGCATCTCCTGAGAATCTTTTGTTGCCGGCTAAACCAAAGAATAACCAGGATGCCAAACCTGAAAAGGTGGTATCAGCTCCAACCACATCATTGAcagagaagaaggaagagaggaaagactcTTTCCCAGCAGCTGAACCTCTTCTTAAAGTAATCCAAAAGCCAAAGGGCATGATGAAGTCTAAACTCAGTGGTTGGTCACGGCTCAAGAAGCACATGGTAGTGGAAGAAGAACCACCTATGTTCACAGAATCAGATCCTAAGAAAGAAACCGCCAAGGTGACTGAGCAGGAAGGAGGTGAAGCGAAAAAGGATGAAAAGGTGTCATTTAAAGACATGGTGGCAGCCGTAACAGCTGACGATCCTCCCAAGGCAGCGAAGAAGTGGGATTCTCTTCTCTTCGATATGTTCTCCACTAAAGAGAAGATTATGCAGGTGATTGAAGCCAGCaaaagtgaggaggagaggaaagagcagCCAAAGGATGCAGGGAAAGAAATCCCATCCTTCGCCCATCGTCTGCCTGTTCTCCTTTTCAGCCCAAAGTTTGATGCCAAAAGGCTAAGAGAGGCTGCGTCAAGGCCACTAACTAAAATTTCGACAGTGTTTGAGATGGGTCTCATAGGGCGTAAAAATAAAGACGAGGAACCAAAAGACTTTAACAGAACAGCTAGAGGGTTCACTTGTCCTTAA
- the LOC118359287 gene encoding mucin-2 isoform X3 — protein MAASYSNVNEPGLLFQQYPPALLPKPGKENARLQKLLKKTEKKIKKKAAPEIAKTPVPFRSSLSPVNEASPDLEHSDHSTPPKTPEASFYTQHPRFSVRPVYRHVASPYPQQRGATFGGTARFAPQLYAAPAPTFPQYVAPLYTFTPTPPSAVPGPALHELAPKTPEQTSSVLDVTTTAATQIAPPVTASVPHPLSAPVALVTVTPAATQPTLRIAPVVIHRKSPSPRFKATEAALKAPKSMFDVPQIRVYTASMSPFHDYTGSKTSTADALSLSITPTSEITRAFTPTAEIKRSATPTSGVKRGLTPTPGLQRSATPTSGVKRGLTPTPGLQRSATPTSGVKRGLTPTPGLQRSATPTSGVKRGLTPTPGLQRSATPTSGVKRAKTPTHDFLTPRTPLGRPKTPSFHVSRAKTPVFEISRTNPLLFAVSPITTEAQISNTPTPGTNAASQSLSDPSKSPSTILGARTLNGEVTSKETPTAKSPPQNNSKPEAPRHENPVVESARPKTPTNLLGYQRPKTPTGVAPTFGYQRPKTPTDITLKSAAPSYGYQRPKTPTIVTLKPTAPTDGYQRPKTPTKETSKPTAPSDGYPRPKTPTNEGHKPMTPTIEYQKPQPPAGYQRPKTPTAGVSSIGFQRPKTPTYEDPKPTHTYYGLTPAAYVAHGGIQSFSPLFGISRSKTPTQEESKTQELEASKTPTQELPVKSHPLPEVSNQEAPFKELEKYISSEAIVSTTVVKLPLPTIVVTQAEEVSETRVSTAVTSKISTPIAEMPKVKTVANTRPWAKSPTPEVKTPVKTPTYGVCPKPKTPTPETQRKTIPPFSKTESPVAKASVVQQKELKKSTEPKMPTKATSEAKPVGTKPTNSSPLAKTASPENLLLPAKPKNNQDAKPEKVVSAPTTSLTEKKEERKDSFPAAEPLLKVIQKPKGMMKSKLSGWSRLKKHMVVEEEPPMFTESDPKKETAKVTEQEGGEAKKDEKVSFKDMVAAVTADDPPKAAKKWDSLLFDMFSTKEKIMQVIEASKSEEERKEQPKDAGKEIPSFAHRLPVLLFSPKFDAKRLREAASRPLTKISTVFEMGLIGRKNKDEEPKDFNRTARGFTCP, from the exons ATGGCTGCCAGTTATAGCAATGTCAATGAACCAGGCCTGCTTTTCCAGCAGTACCCTCCAGCTCTACTGCCTAAGCCTGGCAAGGAAAATGCTAGACTCCAGAAACTACTCAAGAAAACGGagaaaaaaatcaagaaaaaagCCGCCCCTGAGATCGCAAAGACACCTGTCCCTTTCCGCTCAAGCCTCTCGCCTGTGAATGAAGCAAGTCCTGACTTGGAGCACAGTgaccactcaacccctcccaaaACTCCAGAGGCATCCTTCTACACACAGCACCCCAGATTTTCTGTCAGGCCAGTCTATCGTCATGTGGCATCCCCTTACCCGCAGCAACGAGGAGCCACTTTTGGTGGAACAGCAAGGTTCGCCCCACAGCTATATGCTGCTCCAGCCCCCACCTTCCCCCAATATGTGGCCCCACTCTACACATTTACTCCAACACCCCCGTCAGCCGTTCCAGGGCCAGCCTTGCATGAATTGGCACCCAAAACGCCTGAGCAAACGTCCTCTGTGCTTGACGTGACAACGACAGCTGCTACTCAAATTGCTCCTCCAGTCACTGCTTCAGTACCTCATCCACTCAGTGCTCCAGTTGCTCTTGTCACAGTCACTCCTGCTGCCACACAACCTACTCTGCGAATAGCCCCAGTAGTAATACACCGCAAAAGTCCAAGTCCACGTTTTAAAGCTACCGAAGCTGCACTAAAAGCACCCAAATCGATGTTTGATGTCCCTCAAATTAGGGTCTATACTGCATCTATGTCCCCCTTCCATGATTATACTGGATCAAAGACATCTACTGCAGACGCATTATCTCTGAGTATAACACCCACATCAGAAATCACAAGAGCTTTTACACCAACTGCTGAAATCAAAAGGAGTGCAACACCTACATCCGGGGTAAAAAGAGGTTTAACACCTACACCTGGACTCCAAAGGAGTGCAACGCCTACATCCGGGGTAAAAAGAGGTTTAACACCTACACCTGGACTCCAAAGGAGTGCAACGC CTACATCCGGGGTAAAAAGAGGTTTAACACCTACACCTGGACTCCAAAGGAGTGCAACACCTACATCCGGGGTAAAAAGAGGTTTAACACCTACACCTGGACTCCAAAGGAGTGCAACGCCTACATCCGGGGTAAAAAGAGCTAAAACACCAACTCATGATTTTTTAACACCAAGAACTCCTTTAGGTCGCCCTAAGACACCCTCATTTCATGTGTCCCGTGCCAAAACACCTGTTTTTGAAATATCAAGAACCAACCCACTTTTATTCGCTGTATCACCCATTACTACAGAGGCACAGATATCTAACACACCAACACCTGGTACTAATGCTGCCAGTCAGTCTTTGTCTGACCCTTCAAAATCACCTTCAACTATTCTAGGTGCAAGAACTCTGAATGGGGAAGTGACGTCAAAAGAGACTCCCACAGCTAAATCACCTCCTCAGAACAATTCAAAACCAGAGGCTCCTCGACACGAAAATCCTGTAGTTGAGTCTGCCAGACCAAAGACCCCGACAAATCTATTAGGCTATCAAAGACCCAAGACTCCAACAGGTGTTGCACCCACATTTGGGTACCAAAGGCCCAAGACTCCAACAGATATCACACTGAAATCTGCTGCACCCTCCTATGGGTACCAAAGACCCAAGACTCCAACAATTGTCACATTAAAGCCTACAGCACCCACAGATGGGTACCAAAGACCCAAGACACCAACAAAAGAAACATCAAAACCTACAGCACCCTCAGATGGGTATCCAAGGCCCAAGACTCCCACCAATGAAGGGCATAAACCTATGACTCCAACAATTGAGTATCAAAAACCACAACCACCAGCAGGGTATCAAAGACCAAAGACTCCCACAGCTGGGGTATCATCTATAGGATTTCAAAGGCCCAAGACACCAACATATGAGGATCCTAAACCAACTCATACCTATTATGGGTTGACTCCTGCTGCATATGTTGCCCATGGTGGAATCCAAagtttttcacctttatttggaATATCCAGGTCTAAGACGCCGACTCAAGAGGAATCTAAAACCCAAGAGCTAGAAGCATCTAAAACACCTACCCAAGAGTTACCTGTAAAATCACATCCTTTGCCCGAGGTGTCAAACCAGGAAGCACCCTTCAAAGAACTGGAAAAATATATTTCAAGTGAGGCCATAGTATCCACGACAGTAGTTAAGCTTCCGCTTCCAACCATTGTTGTTACACAAGCTGAAGAGGTCTCAGAAACAAGAGTATCCACAGCTGTGACCAGCAAAATATCAACTCCCATTGCTGAAATGCCAAAGGTTAAAACTGTGGCAAACACAAGACCATGGGCTAAATCTCCAACACCAGAGGTTAAAACCCCAGTGAAGACACCAACTTATGGAGTTTGCCCAAAACCCAAGACACCCACCCCAGAAACCCAACGCAAGACAATACCTCCTTTCTCAAAAACAGAATCTCCTGTGGCTAAAGCCAGTGTGGTGCAACAGAAAGAGTTGAAGAAATCAACAGAGCCTAAAATGCCAACCAAAGCAACCTCTGAGGCTAAACCAGTAGGGACAAAGCCAACCAATTCTTCTCCACTTGCAAAGACTGCATCTCCTGAGAATCTTTTGTTGCCGGCTAAACCAAAGAATAACCAGGATGCCAAACCTGAAAAGGTGGTATCAGCTCCAACCACATCATTGAcagagaagaaggaagagaggaaagactcTTTCCCAGCAGCTGAACCTCTTCTTAAAGTAATCCAAAAGCCAAAGGGCATGATGAAGTCTAAACTCAGTGGTTGGTCACGGCTCAAGAAGCACATGGTAGTGGAAGAAGAACCACCTATGTTCACAGAATCAGATCCTAAGAAAGAAACCGCCAAGGTGACTGAGCAGGAAGGAGGTGAAGCGAAAAAGGATGAAAAGGTGTCATTTAAAGACATGGTGGCAGCCGTAACAGCTGACGATCCTCCCAAGGCAGCGAAGAAGTGGGATTCTCTTCTCTTCGATATGTTCTCCACTAAAGAGAAGATTATGCAGGTGATTGAAGCCAGCaaaagtgaggaggagaggaaagagcagCCAAAGGATGCAGGGAAAGAAATCCCATCCTTCGCCCATCGTCTGCCTGTTCTCCTTTTCAGCCCAAAGTTTGATGCCAAAAGGCTAAGAGAGGCTGCGTCAAGGCCACTAACTAAAATTTCGACAGTGTTTGAGATGGGTCTCATAGGGCGTAAAAATAAAGACGAGGAACCAAAAGACTTTAACAGAACAGCTAGAGGGTTCACTTGTCCTTAA
- the LOC118359287 gene encoding mucin-2 isoform X4, whose product MAASYSNVNEPGLLFQQYPPALLPKPGKENARLQKLLKKTEKKIKKKAAPEIAKTPVPFRSSLSPVNEASPDLEHSDHSTPPKTPEASFYTQHPRFSVRPVYRHVASPYPQQRGATFGGTARFAPQLYAAPAPTFPQYVAPLYTFTPTPPSAVPGPALHELAPKTPEQTSSVLDVTTTAATQIAPPVTASVPHPLSAPVALVTVTPAATQPTLRIAPVVIHRKSPSPRFKATEAALKAPKSMFDVPQIRVYTASMSPFHDYTGSKTSTADALSLSITPTSEITRAFTPTAEIKRSATPTSGVKRGLTPTPGLQRSATPTSGVKRGLTPTPGLQRSATPTSGVKRGLTPTPGLQRSATPTSGVKRGLTPTPGLQRSATPTSGVKRAKTPTHDFLTPRTPLGRPKTPSFHVSRAKTPVFEISRTNPLLFAVSPITTEAQISNTPTPGTNAASQSLSDPSKSPSTILGARTLNGEVTSKETPTAKSPPQNNSKPEAPRHENPVVESARPKTPTNLLGYQRPKTPTGVAPTFGYQRPKTPTDITLKSAAPSYGYQRPKTPTIVTLKPTAPTDGYQRPKTPTKETSKPTAPSDGYPRPKTPTNEGHKPMTPTIEYQKPQPPAGYQRPKTPTAGVSSIGFQRPKTPTYEDPKPTHTYYGLTPAAYVAHGGIQSFSPLFGISRSKTPTQEESKTQELEASKTPTQELPVKSHPLPEVSNQEAPFKELEKYISSEAIVSTTVVKLPLPTIVVTQAEEVSETRVSTAVTSKISTPIAEMPKVKTVANTRPWAKSPTPEVKTPVKTPTYGVCPKPKTPTPETQRKTIPPFSKTESPVAKASVVQQKELKKSTEPKMPTKATSEAKPVGTKPTNSSPLAKTASPENLLLPAKPKNNQDAKPEKVVSAPTTSLTEKKEERKDSFPAAEPLLKVIQKPKGMMKSKLSGWSRLKKHMVVEEEPPMFTESDPKKETAKVTEQEGGEAKKDEKVSFKDMVAAVTADDPPKAAKKWDSLLFDMFSTKEKIMQVIEASKSEEERKEQPKDAGKEIPSFAHRLPVLLFSPKFDAKRLREAASRPLTKISTVFEMGLIGRKNKDEEPKDFNRTARGFTCP is encoded by the exons ATGGCTGCCAGTTATAGCAATGTCAATGAACCAGGCCTGCTTTTCCAGCAGTACCCTCCAGCTCTACTGCCTAAGCCTGGCAAGGAAAATGCTAGACTCCAGAAACTACTCAAGAAAACGGagaaaaaaatcaagaaaaaagCCGCCCCTGAGATCGCAAAGACACCTGTCCCTTTCCGCTCAAGCCTCTCGCCTGTGAATGAAGCAAGTCCTGACTTGGAGCACAGTgaccactcaacccctcccaaaACTCCAGAGGCATCCTTCTACACACAGCACCCCAGATTTTCTGTCAGGCCAGTCTATCGTCATGTGGCATCCCCTTACCCGCAGCAACGAGGAGCCACTTTTGGTGGAACAGCAAGGTTCGCCCCACAGCTATATGCTGCTCCAGCCCCCACCTTCCCCCAATATGTGGCCCCACTCTACACATTTACTCCAACACCCCCGTCAGCCGTTCCAGGGCCAGCCTTGCATGAATTGGCACCCAAAACGCCTGAGCAAACGTCCTCTGTGCTTGACGTGACAACGACAGCTGCTACTCAAATTGCTCCTCCAGTCACTGCTTCAGTACCTCATCCACTCAGTGCTCCAGTTGCTCTTGTCACAGTCACTCCTGCTGCCACACAACCTACTCTGCGAATAGCCCCAGTAGTAATACACCGCAAAAGTCCAAGTCCACGTTTTAAAGCTACCGAAGCTGCACTAAAAGCACCCAAATCGATGTTTGATGTCCCTCAAATTAGGGTCTATACTGCATCTATGTCCCCCTTCCATGATTATACTGGATCAAAGACATCTACTGCAGACGCATTATCTCTGAGTATAACACCCACATCAGAAATCACAAGAGCTTTTACACCAACTGCTGAAATCAAAAGGAGTGCAACACCTACATCCGGGGTAAAAAGAG GTTTAACACCTACACCTGGACTCCAAAGGAGTGCAACGCCTACATCCGGGGTAAAAAGAGGTTTAACACCTACACCTGGACTCCAAAGGAGTGCAACACCTACATCCGGGGTAAAAAGAGGTTTAACACCTACACCTGGACTCCAAAGGAGTGCAACACCTACATCCGGGGTAAAAAGAGGTTTAACACCTACACCTGGACTCCAAAGGAGTGCAACGCCTACATCCGGGGTAAAAAGAGCTAAAACACCAACTCATGATTTTTTAACACCAAGAACTCCTTTAGGTCGCCCTAAGACACCCTCATTTCATGTGTCCCGTGCCAAAACACCTGTTTTTGAAATATCAAGAACCAACCCACTTTTATTCGCTGTATCACCCATTACTACAGAGGCACAGATATCTAACACACCAACACCTGGTACTAATGCTGCCAGTCAGTCTTTGTCTGACCCTTCAAAATCACCTTCAACTATTCTAGGTGCAAGAACTCTGAATGGGGAAGTGACGTCAAAAGAGACTCCCACAGCTAAATCACCTCCTCAGAACAATTCAAAACCAGAGGCTCCTCGACACGAAAATCCTGTAGTTGAGTCTGCCAGACCAAAGACCCCGACAAATCTATTAGGCTATCAAAGACCCAAGACTCCAACAGGTGTTGCACCCACATTTGGGTACCAAAGGCCCAAGACTCCAACAGATATCACACTGAAATCTGCTGCACCCTCCTATGGGTACCAAAGACCCAAGACTCCAACAATTGTCACATTAAAGCCTACAGCACCCACAGATGGGTACCAAAGACCCAAGACACCAACAAAAGAAACATCAAAACCTACAGCACCCTCAGATGGGTATCCAAGGCCCAAGACTCCCACCAATGAAGGGCATAAACCTATGACTCCAACAATTGAGTATCAAAAACCACAACCACCAGCAGGGTATCAAAGACCAAAGACTCCCACAGCTGGGGTATCATCTATAGGATTTCAAAGGCCCAAGACACCAACATATGAGGATCCTAAACCAACTCATACCTATTATGGGTTGACTCCTGCTGCATATGTTGCCCATGGTGGAATCCAAagtttttcacctttatttggaATATCCAGGTCTAAGACGCCGACTCAAGAGGAATCTAAAACCCAAGAGCTAGAAGCATCTAAAACACCTACCCAAGAGTTACCTGTAAAATCACATCCTTTGCCCGAGGTGTCAAACCAGGAAGCACCCTTCAAAGAACTGGAAAAATATATTTCAAGTGAGGCCATAGTATCCACGACAGTAGTTAAGCTTCCGCTTCCAACCATTGTTGTTACACAAGCTGAAGAGGTCTCAGAAACAAGAGTATCCACAGCTGTGACCAGCAAAATATCAACTCCCATTGCTGAAATGCCAAAGGTTAAAACTGTGGCAAACACAAGACCATGGGCTAAATCTCCAACACCAGAGGTTAAAACCCCAGTGAAGACACCAACTTATGGAGTTTGCCCAAAACCCAAGACACCCACCCCAGAAACCCAACGCAAGACAATACCTCCTTTCTCAAAAACAGAATCTCCTGTGGCTAAAGCCAGTGTGGTGCAACAGAAAGAGTTGAAGAAATCAACAGAGCCTAAAATGCCAACCAAAGCAACCTCTGAGGCTAAACCAGTAGGGACAAAGCCAACCAATTCTTCTCCACTTGCAAAGACTGCATCTCCTGAGAATCTTTTGTTGCCGGCTAAACCAAAGAATAACCAGGATGCCAAACCTGAAAAGGTGGTATCAGCTCCAACCACATCATTGAcagagaagaaggaagagaggaaagactcTTTCCCAGCAGCTGAACCTCTTCTTAAAGTAATCCAAAAGCCAAAGGGCATGATGAAGTCTAAACTCAGTGGTTGGTCACGGCTCAAGAAGCACATGGTAGTGGAAGAAGAACCACCTATGTTCACAGAATCAGATCCTAAGAAAGAAACCGCCAAGGTGACTGAGCAGGAAGGAGGTGAAGCGAAAAAGGATGAAAAGGTGTCATTTAAAGACATGGTGGCAGCCGTAACAGCTGACGATCCTCCCAAGGCAGCGAAGAAGTGGGATTCTCTTCTCTTCGATATGTTCTCCACTAAAGAGAAGATTATGCAGGTGATTGAAGCCAGCaaaagtgaggaggagaggaaagagcagCCAAAGGATGCAGGGAAAGAAATCCCATCCTTCGCCCATCGTCTGCCTGTTCTCCTTTTCAGCCCAAAGTTTGATGCCAAAAGGCTAAGAGAGGCTGCGTCAAGGCCACTAACTAAAATTTCGACAGTGTTTGAGATGGGTCTCATAGGGCGTAAAAATAAAGACGAGGAACCAAAAGACTTTAACAGAACAGCTAGAGGGTTCACTTGTCCTTAA